TTCACTTTGCGGAACATGGCGACGGCCTTGACGGCGTCTAGCAGGGCCACATCCTGCGGCGTGCAAACCACGACGGCGCCCGACAGCGGCAACAATTGCGACAGCGTCAGTGCGATATCCCCCGTACCTGGCGGCATATCGATGATCAGGTAATCGAGATCGCCCCAGGCCGTATCGCGGAGGAACTGGCTGATCGCGCCGTGCAGCATCGGTCCGCGCCACACGACCGCTTCGCCGGCCGGTACGACAAAGCCCATCGACATGACCTTCATACTGTCGACGACGATGGGCTGGATCTTTTGGTCGACGATGTCGGGACGATGGTTGACGCCGATTAGGTGCGGAATGCTGGGACCATAGACGTCGGCGTCCATTAATCCGACCTTGGCGCCGGCTTTGTTCAATCCATACGCGATCGAAGCGGCGATCGTACTTTTGCCGACGCCCCCTTTTCCGGAGCCCACGGCGATCACGCTCTTGGCGGCCAGACCAATCTCGCCGATGCGTTCGGCGGGCCTTTCGTGAATTGCCAAATTGACCGTTACGTCGGTCAGGCCTGGCAAGGCCCGCCGCACGACGGTGGCACATTCCTGGCGACAGTCTTCCCATAGCGGGGCAGCGAAGGTGGTCAACGCGAGCGTCAAGGTCGCGCGGTTGCCGTCGACGCGCACGTCATGTACCTGGCCCATTTCGGTGACCGGGCGGCCGGACTCGGGATCCTGTAAACGTCCTAGCGCCTCGGTGACCTCGGCGACGGTAAGCTGTTCCGGCATGATTTCTCCAGGAATCGACAAACATCGAAGGCCGAACTGGCGGATGGCACGACTACCAAGGTAGCGTGGCCCAGATTTGTTCGGCAGTCCCTAATTCGGGCGTCGCCCAACTTTCCCAGTGTCGGCGGGCCAGGATGACAAAGTCGTCCAAGCGAGACGGCGAGATGACGAAGTGGGCGGCCCCCAGTTCCCGAGCCAGCCATTCGTAATCGGCCGATTCCGAACCGGCCAGGACGACGATGACTGCCTTGGGAAACCGCTCCCAGATCGTGTGAACCAGAGCCAGGGCCTGATCACAGTGAGCCCGGTCCAATTCCACAGCCACGATCGCCAGCCGCACCGTAGCCAGCGCCAGGCAGCATTCTTCGGGCGAGCGAGTCTCAACAAGCCGGTAGTCCCATCGTGGCAAGGGAGCATTGTCGGGCGTGGTAGCGGCGGCTGTCGGTTGCACCCTATTGCCCGTCGCCGCACGGTCCGCCGCTAGCCGCAACGGTAGAGCCCAACGGCCGGATCGCTCGCAGACAATCAACGTGCGTGGGGATTCCATAGTCGGCCTCTCGGCGCACACACGTCGTACCCTTACGCCTGATCGGCGCGTGAATCGACGTAGATGGCTTCTTTGGCGCTGGGACTATGACCGGTTTCGACCTCTTTGCCGCCGGGACCGATCTCGACCAGCTTGTAGCCGCCGATCGCACGGAAGTAAATCAGCAGGATCAGATAGCCCAACGCCATGGTGGCAGGTATGCCGGCTGTGATCTTCAACGCCATCTGGCCGCCGTAATCGGTCGCCTCCTTAACGTCGAGCGCCGCGGGGCTGCCGCCAGGCAGCTCGGCTACTTTGGTCCCATCGAGTCCTGCCACCGCCGGGAAGAACAAGAAGTGGTTCACTTCGTTCGACTTTACTTCCTCGTAGACCGTGGGATTCATCTCTTGCAACTTGGCAGTCGCATTGACGTCTTGGGTATAGCCGATGCCGGGACCGCCCAGCAAACCTGCCGACAACATGCCGATGCCCCCCATGGCTCCCATCGTCAGGGCGCCCCCTTTCGGAAAGCGTTCGCCCACGACTCCCAGCATCGTCGGCCAGAGAAAAGTCTTGCCAACGCCATAAACTGTTGCGGCCACTAGAATGCCTGCTCCCGAGGCCGCTCCTAGCATGCTGCCCATCATGTATAGACCCGTGCAGCCCAAAACGGCACTGACAAAGAGCAGGCCCAGCGGATTGATGCGCTCGACGATCGGGCCGGCAAAAAATCGCAGCACGAACATCAAGCCCGCGGTGTACACCAGCAGCAACACACTGTTGCGAATGTATCCTCCCATGATGTTTGTGATCCAACTGTCGGTTCCCAGTTCGACGTAGCCGACCAGGCCGTGCAGGACCAGCAAAAAGAGCAACACCGGCGCAGCGAACTCAGCCAGCATGTCACCGAACTTGACACCGGCGGCGCGCGCTTCGGAAATCGGAAATTTCTCACGGATCGTGATCATCCCGTACCACAAGGTCGGTATGAGAAAGAACATCATGGGAATTTCCCAGCGCAATGGCGTGATCACGCACTTCTCACCTACGAAAAAGAAGGCCAATAGCCCGCCCAGGATCAGGCCGCCCGGCCAGCCGGCGTGCAAGATGTTTAGATAGTGCGTCTTTTGTTTGGGATAGAGCGTAGCGACGAGCGGATTGATCGCGGCTTCGCACATGCCATTAGCCAATGAAAACATGAACATGCCCACATACAGGCACCAATAGGTCGCATCCTTGCCAGACATTTCAAAGACAAACGTCGCGGCCAACGTCACGACGGCCGAGGAGACGTGCAGCAGAAAAGCGCCGATCAAGAGCGCCTTATAACCAACGCGATCGGCAAACAGGCTGAAGCCGATGATGGTGAAGGCCATGCCGGTGAGACCACCGCCAGTGATGGTGCCCAGTTCGGTCTTGGTGAAACCAAAGATGCGGCTCCACTCGCCTAGCACATCGCCGCGCACGGCAAAACCCATCCCCGCCGCAATCAGGGTCAAAAAACTGGCCCAGAAGATCTTGCCGTTCGACTGCATTGCCTAAGTCTCCAACAAATAATTTCGATACGTTCCCAATGAGACCGAGCCTGGACTACGGTCGAACCCGAACCGCAAACCCCGCCTTGCCTGGCCCACTCGGTTCCCGCCTGTCACGCTCGTAGCTTTTACAGCCACACCGCGCAGCGTTGCATGCATACCAACAGCACTGCGCAGGCACGCACCAGGTTCTGCCAGAAGGAGCGACGCGGTCGAGGCGGGGGCGGACACAAATTAGGGACTTTGGAGTATAACGGCTGGCCTCGCTAAGTAAATGAAATCGACAACAGGTCTTCCGTCGCTGGGCCAACATCCAGCGGCAATGCCGTAATCAACGGAATATGTTCCCAGCCGGCGGCCGAATAAATGGCATTCCTGCCGTAGATAGCGGCGCGGGCAAAACGGTCCGCGGCGCGGTCGCTAGCACTGCTGTATTTTCACGACTTTGCAGGGGGTACCAAGCTGCCTTGCCCCCCTCTGACAAACGCCGTAACATGGCCCGCCTTTCTGGGTTGAGGATGGCTTGTCCCATCGCGCGAGCCGTAAGCGTGAACACCCCCGACAAACTTTTTCGCAGCCCGTTGCTGTGGCTGCTCGTCGCCGCGCTAGCGGTACGTCTCTTGGGTGGCATCTGGTGGCAAGCTCGACTACCTGCCGATCGGCGATTTGCCTTCGGCGATAGCGATAGTTATTGGACACTGGCCGGCGCGATCGCGCGCGGCGACCCGTACGAGTTCGGCTCACCACCGGCCAAAGTCTTTCGCACGCCCGGTTACCCGTTGGTGTTGGCCGGACTTTTTCTCGCCTACGGCGCCGAACCCCCTGTGGCAGCCGCGCGCCTGTTGAATGCCGTGCTGGGAACGTGCGCCGTGGCAGGCGTGTATGGTCTGGCCGTACGGCTCTTCGATCGTCGGACGGCGCTCATTGCTGCGGGCATCATCGCCTTTTATCCCGGCGCCATCGGCATTAGCGTATTCGTTCTCAGCGAAGCGGCCTTCTGTCCCCTGCTCATCGCGCAACTAATCATCGCCACGGCAGCCTGGCAAAGCGCAAGCGCAAAGGGAGCCCTGGCGCTGGCGAT
The Pirellulales bacterium genome window above contains:
- a CDS encoding Mrp/NBP35 family ATP-binding protein: MPEQLTVAEVTEALGRLQDPESGRPVTEMGQVHDVRVDGNRATLTLALTTFAAPLWEDCRQECATVVRRALPGLTDVTVNLAIHERPAERIGEIGLAAKSVIAVGSGKGGVGKSTIAASIAYGLNKAGAKVGLMDADVYGPSIPHLIGVNHRPDIVDQKIQPIVVDSMKVMSMGFVVPAGEAVVWRGPMLHGAISQFLRDTAWGDLDYLIIDMPPGTGDIALTLSQLLPLSGAVVVCTPQDVALLDAVKAVAMFRKVNIPILGMVENMSYFICPDNGKRYEIFGSGGAKKKAVELDMPFLGEVPINIQIRVRGDEGRIAGNFSDETTAPYLKALYYNLVKNLVAARREQPPLPSLSVLG
- a CDS encoding MFS transporter yields the protein MQSNGKIFWASFLTLIAAGMGFAVRGDVLGEWSRIFGFTKTELGTITGGGLTGMAFTIIGFSLFADRVGYKALLIGAFLLHVSSAVVTLAATFVFEMSGKDATYWCLYVGMFMFSLANGMCEAAINPLVATLYPKQKTHYLNILHAGWPGGLILGGLLAFFFVGEKCVITPLRWEIPMMFFLIPTLWYGMITIREKFPISEARAAGVKFGDMLAEFAAPVLLFLLVLHGLVGYVELGTDSWITNIMGGYIRNSVLLLVYTAGLMFVLRFFAGPIVERINPLGLLFVSAVLGCTGLYMMGSMLGAASGAGILVAATVYGVGKTFLWPTMLGVVGERFPKGGALTMGAMGGIGMLSAGLLGGPGIGYTQDVNATAKLQEMNPTVYEEVKSNEVNHFLFFPAVAGLDGTKVAELPGGSPAALDVKEATDYGGQMALKITAGIPATMALGYLILLIYFRAIGGYKLVEIGPGGKEVETGHSPSAKEAIYVDSRADQA